Proteins from a genomic interval of bacterium:
- a CDS encoding SMP-30/gluconolactonase/LRE family protein, protein MRTLSKAETILSGFHFVEGPRWHEGALWFSDMHGHRVMRSTLDGEAHEVVRIEDDHPSGLGWLPDGRLLVVAMATQQLRRVESDGSVVVHADLSGLAVGNLNDMISAPDGTAWVGDMGFDVHAETAAPGPGQTIVVRPDGAAASAAGDLVAPNGHILTEDGRTLIVAESGGFRLTAFDVAEDGSLSNRRIYAELTPEPGIDFAPPDGICLDAEGAVWLGDPIARKFYRVLPGGEVTDCVVPAEGAAAIACTLGGPDRRTLLMAVSRELPGPKPMAAGSAWIEALRVDVPGAGRP, encoded by the coding sequence ATGCGCACCCTTTCGAAAGCCGAGACGATTCTCTCGGGCTTCCACTTCGTCGAAGGGCCGCGCTGGCACGAGGGTGCGCTCTGGTTCTCGGACATGCACGGCCATCGGGTCATGCGCTCCACCCTCGATGGAGAGGCCCACGAGGTCGTTCGGATCGAGGACGATCATCCGTCGGGCCTCGGCTGGCTGCCGGACGGTCGCCTGCTCGTCGTCGCCATGGCGACGCAGCAGCTGCGCCGCGTGGAGTCCGACGGCTCGGTCGTCGTTCACGCGGACCTCTCCGGGCTCGCGGTCGGCAACCTGAACGACATGATCTCGGCGCCGGACGGGACGGCCTGGGTCGGCGACATGGGCTTCGACGTCCACGCCGAGACCGCGGCCCCGGGGCCCGGGCAGACGATCGTCGTGCGACCCGACGGCGCCGCAGCGAGCGCCGCCGGGGACCTCGTCGCGCCCAACGGCCACATCCTGACCGAAGACGGCCGGACGCTGATCGTCGCGGAATCCGGCGGGTTCCGGTTGACGGCCTTCGACGTCGCGGAGGACGGGTCGCTCTCCAATCGTCGGATCTACGCCGAGCTGACCCCCGAGCCGGGAATCGACTTCGCGCCACCGGACGGGATCTGCCTCGACGCCGAGGGCGCCGTCTGGCTCGGGGACCCGATCGCTCGGAAGTTCTATCGCGTGCTGCCCGGCGGCGAGGTCACCGACTGCGTCGTCCCGGCGGAGGGCGCCGCCGCGATCGCGTGCACCCTCGGCGGACCCGACCGGCGGACGCTGCTGATGGCCGTGAGCCGGGAGCTTCCCGGACCGAAGCCCATGGCCGCGGGATCCGCGTGGATCGAAGCGCTGCGGGTCGACGTGCCCGGCGCGGGCCGGCCCTAG
- a CDS encoding CDP-alcohol phosphatidyltransferase family protein, which yields MPQLPNLLSLLRLACVPVLVVLANQEREGAFFGLVVAAWATDGLDGWLARRFGWVSRLGAVLDSVADVSLIVAILYGVWSFHPIVYTDHGAFLWAIVVVWTGVHLASLVRYGRTSSFHTRLAQAGILLFAAFVLVLFTKGFVPVLYYVAGSVCLLAGFENAAMVWALETWQPDVPSLAVALRRRAESRKSGLPRSASND from the coding sequence ATGCCTCAACTACCCAACCTGCTCTCTCTGCTTCGGCTGGCTTGCGTCCCGGTTCTCGTCGTGCTCGCGAACCAGGAGCGCGAAGGCGCGTTCTTCGGACTCGTCGTGGCGGCGTGGGCGACGGACGGACTCGACGGATGGCTGGCCCGTCGTTTCGGTTGGGTCAGTCGGCTCGGCGCGGTGCTCGACTCGGTCGCGGACGTCTCGCTCATCGTCGCGATCCTCTACGGCGTGTGGTCCTTCCATCCGATCGTCTACACCGACCACGGTGCCTTCCTCTGGGCGATCGTCGTCGTCTGGACGGGCGTGCACCTGGCCTCCCTCGTCCGGTACGGGCGGACGTCCAGCTTCCACACCCGCCTCGCCCAGGCGGGTATCCTCCTCTTCGCCGCCTTCGTGCTCGTGCTCTTCACGAAGGGCTTCGTCCCGGTCTTGTACTACGTCGCGGGCTCGGTCTGCCTGCTCGCGGGATTCGAGAACGCGGCGATGGTCTGGGCTCTCGAAACCTGGCAGCCGGACGTGCCCAGCCTGGCCGTCGCTCTTCGTCGGCGTGCGGAGTCGAGGAAATCGGGCCTGCCTCGGTCGGCCTCGAACGACTAG
- a CDS encoding acyl-CoA desaturase, producing the protein MTGDGAVRYHQRRARPLGERRKAAFLIGLMHLAPLVGLWIGPNALDWRIVACVYPFQAIGIGVSLHRYFAHRSFKTSRPFQFFLALCSASIFGDPVGFAGKHRIHHQHVDRETDVHTPLHGWWACWMGSLLDSGYTEEEILRRVADLRRYPELMWIHRNARLPGLTLIALAALFGGVTAGLEAGLVAGITGAITAGTVGVCLPTIVGVHQTSAVNYFTHKYGTQRFETGDHSTNNLLVALVTWGEGWHNNHHRYPRSARAGFLWWEIDPFFWVIWLFERLGLVWDVRRPPLELTKSPAVRAEASTA; encoded by the coding sequence GTGACGGGCGACGGGGCCGTTCGATACCACCAGCGACGCGCCCGTCCGCTGGGCGAGCGCCGCAAGGCCGCGTTCCTGATCGGACTCATGCACCTGGCGCCGCTCGTCGGGCTGTGGATCGGTCCGAACGCCCTCGACTGGCGGATCGTCGCGTGCGTCTACCCCTTCCAGGCGATCGGGATCGGCGTCTCGCTCCATCGCTACTTCGCGCATCGCTCTTTCAAGACGAGTCGTCCCTTCCAGTTCTTCCTGGCGCTCTGCTCGGCGTCGATCTTCGGCGATCCGGTCGGCTTCGCCGGCAAGCACCGGATCCACCATCAGCACGTCGACCGCGAGACCGACGTGCACACGCCGCTCCACGGCTGGTGGGCATGCTGGATGGGGAGTCTCCTCGACAGCGGCTACACCGAGGAAGAGATCCTCCGGCGGGTGGCGGACCTGCGCCGTTATCCCGAGCTCATGTGGATCCACCGGAACGCGAGGCTGCCCGGCCTCACGCTGATCGCGCTCGCGGCGCTCTTCGGGGGTGTGACGGCGGGGCTCGAAGCGGGCCTGGTCGCCGGGATCACGGGAGCGATCACCGCCGGGACCGTGGGCGTCTGTCTTCCGACGATCGTCGGCGTTCACCAGACGAGTGCGGTCAACTACTTCACCCACAAGTACGGCACGCAGCGCTTCGAGACCGGCGATCACTCGACGAACAACCTGCTCGTCGCGCTCGTCACCTGGGGAGAGGGGTGGCACAACAACCACCACCGCTACCCCCGGTCGGCGCGGGCCGGCTTCCTGTGGTGGGAGATCGACCCCTTCTTCTGGGTGATCTGGCTCTTCGAGCGCCTGGGCCTCGTCTGGGACGTCCGAAGGCCCCCCCTCGAGCTGACGAAGTCGCCGGCCGTCCGGGCGGAAGCCTCGACCGCCTGA
- a CDS encoding MMPL family transporter: MSSEGRAASGLIEALNRFFRVVAGFCFDFRWGVLAASLAFAVGAGMVAEGVGFDASYEHYFYPGDTTYQSYEQYRDDFGSDEVAYVGYEVAGLEHGPWNVVAMERLVQLTEALEDEVPFIYEVTTLANAELTVGDEDGIEITKIIDDWPLTQAELLELREAYLKKPMLVGGIIDEDADFGALILEMDRSSTDPPDEILAPPEQQPFPDDPGNYENLYPQVTDAKIFEILARPEYDDYEFWASGDVPINAYFNRIIFVEPDFLMQIAMFVIAIILCLTFRERSSIARQFGFAALYAGGTLGALYGVSLLEAPALAGFALTLPLAMLVVAWSLAIACKAFISVTAPLVVVQLSVIATVAFMALVGWDISLGFSGTPTLLTAIGVAHSVHVLSEFKTNLAEGRARRTALVETMGLVGMPCLLTSVTTAVGFASMSFVPIKSLAQGGVTDAVGVLLTFVFSMTLLMSLLSIDWLEGFRWIAAKVRGREATSEPVVGAVDASAKGGDWIKSALDSVASLNIAHTNRLLAIFAVFLVTCLIGATRIEVDSNYLKDFWPTSWMYVNTVKVDTEMGGTTNVVYLFDAGEDDAIKEPAVLREIDRLQQSANQEDWLVTKTYSIVDIVKDLNQAFHGDDPAYYAIPETREEVAQYLLLYESSGGEEAEEYVTSDYRRANVELRLKMDRTAAMQELIRGLDAELEDPPLEETTVSLTGIGALWLILMDYIVSSQIQGLTLAFSVITLFMVLLFRSFKIGLISMVPNLAPVLLALGAMGWSGISLDYNKATIAAIALGISVDDTIHLMTRFHHEFGIHQNYRKALREALGDVGRALVITSIALVLGFLAMSFSELRSQAFYGLLLASALVTALIADFFFMPALVLRFEPFGPEGQGAGSARTEELREAA; this comes from the coding sequence ATGAGCAGTGAAGGGCGGGCCGCGAGCGGCCTCATCGAAGCGCTGAACCGATTCTTCCGCGTCGTCGCAGGATTCTGCTTCGACTTCCGGTGGGGTGTGCTGGCGGCGTCGCTCGCCTTCGCGGTCGGCGCCGGCATGGTCGCCGAGGGCGTCGGCTTCGACGCGAGCTACGAGCACTACTTCTATCCCGGGGACACGACCTACCAGTCGTACGAGCAGTACCGCGACGACTTCGGCTCGGACGAGGTGGCCTACGTCGGATACGAGGTCGCGGGGCTCGAGCATGGCCCGTGGAACGTCGTGGCGATGGAGCGTCTCGTCCAGCTGACCGAGGCCCTCGAGGACGAGGTGCCCTTCATCTACGAGGTGACGACCCTCGCGAACGCCGAGCTGACCGTCGGCGACGAAGACGGGATCGAGATCACCAAGATCATCGACGACTGGCCGCTCACCCAGGCCGAGCTGCTCGAGCTTCGGGAGGCGTATCTCAAGAAGCCGATGCTCGTCGGCGGCATCATCGACGAGGACGCCGACTTCGGGGCGCTCATCCTCGAGATGGACCGGTCGAGCACGGATCCGCCCGACGAGATCCTCGCGCCGCCGGAGCAGCAGCCCTTCCCCGACGATCCGGGGAACTACGAGAACCTCTACCCGCAGGTCACCGACGCGAAGATCTTCGAGATCCTCGCTCGGCCCGAGTACGACGACTACGAGTTCTGGGCCTCCGGCGATGTCCCGATCAACGCCTACTTCAACCGGATCATCTTCGTCGAGCCCGACTTCCTGATGCAGATCGCGATGTTCGTAATCGCGATCATCCTCTGCCTCACGTTCCGCGAACGATCGTCGATCGCTCGGCAGTTCGGGTTCGCGGCGCTCTACGCCGGGGGGACCCTGGGTGCCCTCTACGGGGTCTCGCTGCTCGAGGCGCCGGCCCTGGCCGGGTTCGCCCTCACGCTCCCCCTCGCGATGCTGGTGGTCGCCTGGAGTCTCGCGATCGCGTGCAAGGCCTTCATCTCGGTGACGGCGCCGCTCGTGGTCGTCCAGCTGAGCGTGATCGCGACGGTCGCGTTCATGGCGCTGGTGGGTTGGGACATCTCCCTCGGATTCAGCGGGACGCCGACCCTGCTGACGGCGATCGGCGTCGCCCACTCCGTGCACGTCCTGTCGGAGTTCAAGACGAATCTCGCAGAGGGGCGCGCCCGGCGGACGGCGCTGGTGGAGACGATGGGGCTCGTCGGCATGCCCTGTCTGCTCACGAGCGTCACGACGGCGGTGGGTTTCGCCTCGATGAGCTTCGTACCGATCAAGAGCCTCGCGCAGGGCGGCGTCACCGACGCGGTCGGCGTCCTGCTCACGTTCGTGTTCTCGATGACGCTACTGATGTCACTGCTCTCGATCGACTGGCTCGAGGGATTCCGCTGGATCGCCGCGAAGGTACGCGGCCGCGAGGCGACGAGTGAGCCCGTCGTGGGCGCCGTCGATGCGTCGGCGAAGGGCGGGGACTGGATCAAGTCGGCCCTCGACTCCGTCGCTTCGCTCAACATCGCCCATACGAACCGGCTCCTCGCGATCTTCGCGGTCTTCCTCGTGACCTGCCTGATCGGAGCGACGCGAATCGAGGTGGACTCGAACTATCTGAAGGACTTCTGGCCAACGTCCTGGATGTACGTGAACACGGTCAAGGTCGACACGGAGATGGGCGGGACGACGAACGTCGTCTACCTCTTCGACGCCGGCGAGGACGACGCGATCAAGGAGCCCGCGGTCCTGCGTGAGATCGATCGTCTCCAGCAGAGCGCGAACCAGGAAGACTGGCTCGTCACCAAGACCTACTCGATCGTCGACATCGTGAAGGATCTGAACCAGGCCTTCCATGGCGACGATCCCGCCTACTACGCGATCCCCGAGACCCGAGAAGAGGTCGCGCAGTATCTCCTGCTCTACGAGAGCTCCGGCGGCGAGGAGGCCGAGGAGTACGTGACCTCCGACTACCGGCGAGCCAACGTCGAGCTCCGGCTCAAGATGGACCGCACGGCGGCCATGCAGGAGCTGATCCGCGGTCTCGACGCCGAGCTCGAGGACCCGCCCCTCGAGGAGACCACCGTCTCGCTCACCGGGATCGGCGCGCTCTGGCTGATCCTGATGGACTACATCGTGTCGAGCCAGATCCAGGGGCTCACGCTCGCCTTCAGCGTGATCACCCTCTTCATGGTCCTGCTCTTCCGCTCCTTCAAGATCGGCTTGATCTCGATGGTGCCGAACCTGGCGCCGGTCCTGCTCGCGCTCGGCGCGATGGGGTGGTCGGGGATCAGCCTCGACTACAACAAGGCCACGATCGCGGCGATCGCGCTCGGGATCTCCGTCGACGACACGATCCATCTCATGACGCGCTTCCACCACGAGTTCGGCATCCATCAGAACTATCGGAAGGCCCTCCGCGAAGCGCTCGGCGACGTCGGGCGTGCGCTCGTCATCACGTCGATCGCGCTCGTCCTGGGTTTCCTGGCGATGTCGTTCTCGGAGCTGCGGTCCCAGGCGTTCTACGGGCTGCTGCTGGCGAGCGCCCTCGTGACGGCGCTGATCGCGGACTTCTTCTTCATGCCGGCGCTCGTGCTGCGCTTCGAGCCCTTCGGACCGGAAGGGCAGGGGGCGGGCAGCGCCCGCACCGAGGAGCTCAGGGAGGCGGCCTGA
- a CDS encoding zinc-binding dehydrogenase, with translation MSEPVPSTCLQILSNARSDGFIELSLGEVDVPAPGENEVTIRVEAAPINPSDLGLLVGPADVSAAVAKGTPDRPVVEIPVDERLQRALAARLDQALPVGNEGSGVVVAAGSGEAAQALLGKVVGFIGGASYSQYRTVPVGMTLAMEEETTPREAAACFVNPLTALGMVETMKREGHTALVHTAAASNLGQMLQKICLADGIDLVNIVRREEQAEILRGIGAKYVVDSSADDFRAQLTDALAETGATIAFDATGGGKLGGQILGCMEAALNRSGGAYSRYGSDTHKQLYIYGRLDTSPTQVGSDFGFAWGIGGWLLTPFLQKLGSEAGALYMRVAKEIKTTFASHYTAEVSLAGALDVETLQAYQLKATGQKYLIEPQRG, from the coding sequence ATGTCCGAACCCGTCCCCTCGACCTGTCTCCAGATCCTGAGCAACGCCCGCTCCGACGGCTTCATCGAGCTGAGCCTCGGCGAGGTCGACGTGCCGGCCCCCGGCGAGAACGAGGTCACGATCCGCGTCGAAGCGGCGCCGATCAATCCGTCGGATCTCGGCCTGCTCGTCGGCCCGGCCGACGTCTCCGCCGCCGTCGCCAAGGGCACGCCCGATCGCCCCGTGGTCGAGATCCCCGTCGACGAGCGCCTCCAGCGCGCGCTCGCGGCGCGACTCGACCAGGCGCTGCCAGTCGGCAACGAGGGCTCGGGTGTCGTCGTCGCGGCGGGGTCGGGGGAGGCCGCGCAGGCGCTGCTCGGGAAGGTCGTCGGCTTCATCGGCGGCGCGAGCTACTCGCAGTACCGGACGGTGCCCGTCGGGATGACCCTCGCGATGGAGGAGGAGACGACGCCGCGGGAAGCGGCCGCCTGCTTCGTGAATCCGCTCACCGCGCTGGGCATGGTCGAGACCATGAAGCGCGAAGGCCATACCGCGCTCGTCCACACGGCCGCGGCGTCGAATCTCGGACAGATGCTCCAGAAGATCTGTCTCGCCGACGGAATCGATCTCGTGAACATCGTGCGACGCGAGGAGCAGGCGGAGATCCTGCGCGGGATCGGGGCGAAGTACGTCGTCGACTCGAGCGCCGACGATTTCCGCGCGCAGCTGACCGACGCCCTCGCGGAGACCGGCGCGACGATCGCCTTCGACGCGACCGGCGGCGGCAAGCTCGGCGGACAGATCCTCGGCTGCATGGAAGCGGCGCTCAACCGGAGCGGCGGGGCCTACAGCCGCTACGGCTCGGACACGCACAAGCAGCTCTACATCTACGGTCGCCTCGATACGAGCCCGACCCAGGTCGGCTCCGACTTCGGCTTCGCCTGGGGGATCGGGGGCTGGCTGCTCACGCCCTTTCTCCAGAAGCTCGGCTCCGAAGCGGGCGCGCTCTACATGCGCGTCGCGAAGGAGATCAAGACGACCTTCGCGAGCCACTACACCGCGGAGGTCAGCCTGGCCGGTGCTCTCGACGTCGAGACGCTCCAGGCCTATCAGCTGAAGGCCACGGGCCAGAAGTACCTGATCGAGCCGCAGCGCGGTTGA